Part of the Cellulomonas sp. WB94 genome, ACCGAGCAACAGGTGGCAACCGATTGCCACCGTTTCCGGCCGCATGTCTCAATGAATACATCGGAGCCCGTGCAGTCCCGGCCTCCAGCCTCGATCCTCAAAGGAGAGCAACTGATGGCAGTCCTCGTCCCGGTCGCCCCGCTGGCGACCATCCCGAAGAAGCTGGGCGTGCGCCAGTACTCCGGCTACGCCGCGGGAGACGCAGCCAACAACCTCGCCTTCTCGATGGCGTCGTCATTCCTGCTGCTCTACTACACCAACGTCGTCGGACTCAGCGCGGCGGCGATCGGGACGATGTTCCTTCTCATCCGGTTCTGGGACGCGCTCGCGGACCTCTTCGCGGGCCGCGCGGTCGACGCCAAGAAGCCCGGTCGGCTGGGCAAGTTCCGGCCGTTCATCGTGTGGTTCGCGGTGCCGCTCCTGCTGTCGAGCATGGCGATCTTCTCCGCGCACACGTTCTTCCCCGGCATGAGCGACACGCAGGCGCTCGTCTACGCCTACGTGAGCTACGCGGTGATGGGCACCCTGTACAGCCTCGTCAACATCCCGTACGGCTCCATCGCCCCGGCGATGACCCAGGTCCCGACCGAGCGCGCCAAGCTCGCCAGCTGGCGCGTCTGGGGCTCGAACATCACCATCCTCATGCTCTCCTTCGTCGTCGCCCCGCAGATCAAGAAGTTCGTGGGCGACCCGGAAGGCCTGCAGCGCTCACTGTTCGTCACCACCGCGATCTTCGTCGTCGTCGGCGCTGCGCTCTACCTCTACACCGTGACCTCGATCAAGGAGCAGGTCCAGCGCGACGTCGGCGCACCCACCTTGAGGCAGAGCTTCGGAACGCTGGGGAAGAACAAGCCACTGATGTGGTTGTGCGCCGGGAGTCTCGCGTTCCTGACCGGTCTCACGGCGCTGAGCACGCTGGCGGCCTACTACGCGATCTACGTGCTCAAGGACGCTCAGTACATCGCCTGGAACGCCGTCGCGCAGGCTGTGGGCACGTTCCTCATCGCGTCGTTCATCCCGAAGATCGTCCGCAGCTTCGGGAAGCGCAACGGATACATCGCTCTGGGTCTCGTCGGCGTCGTCGCCGGCGCCGGCCTCGCGTACTCCCCGCCCGTGACGCCGATGCTGGCCGTCCTCAGCTTCTTCCTCCTGGGGATCGGCATGGGCGGCGTGAACACCATGATGTGGGCCCTCGAGGCCGACACGGTCGAGTACGGGGAGTGGAAGACCGGGATCCGCACCGAAGGCACGACCTACGCGCTGTTCTCCTTCACCCGCAAGATGGGCCAGGCCCTGGGCGGTGCCGCCGGTGCCTTCGCCCTCGGCGTGGTCGCCTTTGACTCGCTCGCCGCGAAGGCCGGCACGCCGCAGTCACCCGACACGGTCCAGGGCATCCAGCTCGCCTCCGGCCTGCTCACCGCCGGATTCATCCTGCTCTCGCTGCTGATCATGTTCTTCTACCCGCTCACGGACAAGGTCTTCCGCCAGATCGTCGGCGAGATCCGCGCCCGCCGCGCCGAGCGTGAGGGCGCCGAGGTCATCAAGCCGGCAACCGAGGCGTGAGCCTCTCCCCGCTCGTCCCGCACCACCATCAACCACCACGAGGAGCGCTCGAGATGTCTACGCCCAACCCGTCGGTCAGCACACGTGGAACGGCTCAGATCGGTGTGACGGGTCTGGCGGTGATGGGTCGTAACTTGGCGCGGAATCTGGCGCGGCACGGGTATGTGACGGCGGTGCACAACAGGTCGTTCGCGAAGACGGCGTCGTTGGTCGCAGACCACGGTGGGGAGGGCGCGTTCGTGGCGTCGGAGTCGATGGCGGACTTCGTGGCCTCGTTGGAGCGGCCGCGCAAGGTGATCGTCATGGTCAAGGCCGGGGGGCCCACGGATGCGGTGATCGGTGAGCTGGTCGCGTTGCTCGACGAGGGTGACATCGTGATCGATGCGGGCAACGCGCACTTCCCGGACACGGTCCGCCGGGAGCGGGAGCTCAAGGCCCATGGCCTGCACTTCGTGGGGTCGGGGGTCTCGGGTGGTGAGGAGGGTGCGCTGCTGGGCCCGTCGATCATGCCTGGGGGGTCGCCCGAGTCCTACGCGGTCCTGGGCCCGATCTTGGAGGACATCGCGGCGAAGGTCGACGGGGTGCCGTGCTGCACGTATGTGGGGCCCGACGGTGCCGGGCACTTCGTGAAGATGGTGCACAACGGCATCGAGTACGCCGACATGCAGCTCATCGCCGAGGCGTACGACCTGCTGCGCCAGGGCCTGGGCGCCTCGGCGGCGCAGATCGCGGAGATCTTCCGGGACTGGAACGGTGGTGAGCTGGAGTCGTTCCTGATCGAGATCACCGCCGACGTGCTGGCGCACACCGACGCCGAGACCGGGCAGGCGTTCGTGGACGTGGTCCTGGATCAGGCCGAGCAGAAGGGCACGGGGCGTTGGACGGTGCAGAACGCCCTGGACCTGGGGGTGCCGATCACCGGGATCGCGGAGGCGACGTTCGCCCGGGCCCTGTCCGGGTCGGTGCCCCAGCGCGCGGCGGGGGTGCGGGCGCTGGAGGGTCATGCCGGGACGTGGGACGTGACCGACCGGGACGCGTTCATCGAGGACGTGCGCCTGGCGCTGCTGGCCTCGAAGGTCGTGGCCTACTCCCAGGGCTTCGACCAGATCGCGGCCGCGTCGGCGCAGTTCGGGTGGGCCATCGACCGCGGGGCGATGGCCCGGATCTGGCGTGGGGGCTGCATCATCCGGGCCCGGTTCCTCAACCGGATCACCGAGGCGTACGAGCGTGACAGCGGCCTGGCCCTGCTGCTCGCGGACGAGTACTTCGTCGAGACGGTCGGCAAGGGCGTCGGGGCGTGGCGCCGGACCGTCTCCCAGGCGGCGCTCAACGGGGTGCCCACCCCGGCGTTCTCCTCCTCCCTCGCCTACTACGACGGTGTGCGCGCCGACCGGCTGCCCGCCAACCTCATCCAGGCCCAACGCGACTTCTTCGGCGCCCACACCTACCGGCGCACCGACCGCGGCGGCACCTTCCACACCGACTGGACCGGCAACCGGACCGAGTCCCCCGCATGAACGGGCGCGCACCCGGCGTAACGGCCCTTCCGGCGTCGGTTCGCCTCGAGGCCGGCGAAGGGGGCCTCACCCGCGTGGTCGTGTCGGGTCGCGCAGCGTCGGCCGAGATCTACCTGCAGGGGGCGCACGTCACCTCGTGGGTGCCCTCCGGTCAGGACCCCGTGCTCTGGATGAGCGCAGCCGGTCAGTTCGGTGCCGGTCTGGCGCTGCGGGGTGGGGTGCCGGTCTGCTTCCCGTGGTTCGGTCCGGCGCCGTCGGCGGGGGGCGGTCCGCTGCACGGCTTCGCGCGCATCTCGGACTGGACCCTCCTCGAGGCGGTCGAGAAGGGCGACGACGTCATGCTGCGGTTCCTGCTCGAGGACACCGAGGCTTCGCGCGCATCAGTCTGGCCGCACGCGTTCGAGGCGCGCTACGAGATCACCGTCGGCGCCGAGCTCCTGCTGCGGCTCACGGTGACCAACACGGGCACCGTGCCCATCACCTTCGAGGAGGCGTTCCACACCTACCTCGGTGTGGGCGACGTCCAGAAGGTGACGATCGACGGGCTCGGCGACATGCCGTACGTCGACAGGCTCGGCGGGGACCACGAGGAGCCGCCGGCGGGAGAGTCGCTGCAGATCACGGCCGAGACCGACCGTGTGTACGCGCAGCCCGGCAGGATCGTGGTCCGCGATCCTGCCGGTGGCTGCGATCTGACGGTCGCCACGACCGGCTCGGCCAACGCCGTGGTCTGGAACCCGGGCGCCGCCAAGGCGGTCGCGATGGGTGACTTCGGGGACGAGGAGTGGCGCGAGATGGTGTGCGTCGAGACGTGCAACGTGCGCGAGCGCGCCGTCACGCTCGGCGCGGGCGCCGAACGCACGATGGCTGCCGCGGTCTCGGCAACGTCAACCGCACCGCGGGGCACTGGGCCGCAGCGCGGCGAACCGGTACGTCAGCTGGCGTAGGCGCCCGACGCGACCTCGTCGTAGATCCGGAAGTCCGGCCGGAAGAGGACCTTGCCGATCGGGCCGGCCTCGAGCATGATCCGGAGGGCCGCGACGACCGCCTCCGCCTGGGCCGCGTCATCCACCTCGTAGTGCAGGGCGACATAGTGGTCGTCGTCGAGCGGCCGGAAGATGCGGTAGCTGCGCACCCCGAGCGTCGCGCGGCTGGTGCGATCCTCCTCCCAGAGCGACTTGAACGCGTCGTAGTCGACGACAGGGAACTCGATCACGATGACGGTCATGCGACAGCTCCTGGGTCCGGGTGCCTCCTGGTGCGGAGGTCCTTCACCTGCCATCTTGGGCAGGAGCCAGGATGTCGGCCACCGCTTGCCGTGAGTTGCCCCCGACCGGTCGGCGCAGGCAACTCTGAGCAACCGGTTGCCTGCGGACCGCCGAGAGCGCAAAGTGGACGGCGCACGACTCCCCGACCGTCGATCGCCCTCAAGGAGGCCCCACCGTGCCCGGATCCGGCAAGCTCCTGACCGGCGACCTCGAGGCCGCCGCCCATCGCGTGACAGCCGCCCTCGGTGATCCTCGCCGGGTCGGGGTCGCCTTCTCCGGCGGCGTGGACTCCTCCGTGCTCCTCGCCCTCGCCGTCCGGGCCCTGGGCCCCGGCCGGACTCTGGCGATCCTCGGCGTCTCCCCCAGCCTCGCCGCAGACGAGCGCACGGCCGCCCACACCGTCGCAGCGGTGATCGGTGCACCGATCGTGGAGATCGAGACCCGCGAAGGCGACAACCCCGCCTACCGTGCGAACGGTCCGGACAGGTGCTTCCACTGCAAGGACGAGCTCTTCACGCGCATCTCCGACGAGGTAGCAGGGCAGTACGGGCTCACCGCCATCGCCTACGGCGAGAACGCGGACGACACCCTCCGCCCGGACCGTCCCGGATCCCGAGCCGCAACGAACCACCGGGTCCTGCGGCCCCTTGCCGACGCAGGCATCGACAAGGCGGCTGTTCGGGCGCTCGCTCGCGCGTTCGAGCTCCCGTGCGCCGACAAGCCTGCTGCTCCGTGCCTGGCGTCCCGCATCCCCCACTTCGACGAGGTCACGCCCGAGAAGCTGCATCAGATCGACGCCGCCGAGTCCGCCCTGCGCGCTCTCGGGTTCATCGACTCGCGGGTCCGGCACCATGGCGACGTCGCGAGGATCGAGCTACCCGCCGACGACCTCCCTCGAGCGGCCGTCGCGGACGTTCGCGGCCAGATCCACCGCGCCGTGCGGGCCGCCGGGTTCCGGTTCGTCACCCTCGACCTCGGCGGCATCCAGTCCGGTGCCTTCACGCTCCCGCTCGTCGCCGCCCGTGCCTGATCGCCCCTGGGAGCCACCGGCCTCGCTGCGGGGCATCGCCGAGCTCGACCACGACCGCGCGCACCGGCGCGGGTACGCCGAGGCGATCTACTGCGAGGCGAAGACGCCGGCGCAGGTCCGTGCGATCGCCGCAGCAGTGCGCGAGCACGGCACCCCGACCCTCTTCACCCGCGCGGCGCCGGACCATGCGGACGCCGTGCTCGCGGAGCTGCCCGACGCTCGATACGACGCCGAGGCGCGGCTCCTCGCGTGGCCACCGACCGCTCCGGAGCCGACGGGCGGGCTCGTCGTCGTCGCCGCGGCCGGCACGTCCGACCTGCCGGTGGCGCGGGAGGCCCTTCTCGTCGCGACCTACCTCGGTCGCGAGTGCGAGCTGGTCATCGATGTCGGAGTGGCGGGCCTCCACCGCGTGCTGGGGAGGCTCGACCTGCTGCGCCGGGCCCGGGTCGTCGTCGTGGTCGCGGGCATGGACGGCGCTCTGCCGAGCGTCGTCGCGGGGCTCATCTCCGCCCCGGTCGTCGCGGTGCCGACGTCGGTGGGGTACGGCGCCGCGTTCGAGGGTCTCGCGCCGCTCCTCACGATGCTCACGTCGTGCGCGCCCGGCGTCGCCGTGGTCAACATCGACAACGGCTACGGAGCCGGTCACCTCGCGGCCCAGATCGCCGCCCCGGTCTGACCCGCCGGCCCGGATCCGGACCCTCACCCACGGGCGAGCGCTCGGTTCAGCGGCACGACGTGCGCCGAACCGTCAGTCCGGCACCGCCGACCCGGGCGTGAGGCCCGCCGCGACCGCAGCCGCGACCGCCCGGTCAAGGACGTTCCGGACCGCGCTCCCCGACTCCCGGGCGGCGAGGGCAGCATCCTCGAACTCGGGCGTCGCGGTGACGATGGCGCCCCGGGCGTGCGCGAGCTTGATCCGTACCGCCGCACCCTCCACGTCGACCGTGCGCCAGGTGCGCTCGAGGACGGACCTGCGCACCACGCTCTGACGCACACCGAGGGTCGGGACCAGGCCGAACATCCGCGCGCGGAGCTCGGCGACGCGGTCGGGCGAGGTGAGCACAGCCAGCGTGTGCGCCGGGCGACCCTTCTTCATGAGGATCGGCGTCAGCCACGCGTCCGACGCGCCGTCGTCGATCAGCGCGGCGATCACACCCGGCCAGACGCGGGGGTCGAGGTCGTCGACGTTGGCCTCGAGGACGACGGCTTCCTCGAGCTCGGGATCCTCGAGCTCCCCGGCTGCCACGACCGGTGACCCGACGACGACGCGGACGACGTTCGGCCTGCCGTCGACGTCGCGCGTGCCTGCACCGACCCCCACCGCTGCGACGACGATCGCCGGCAGCTCTTCGCACACGGCCGACAGTGAGGTCACGAGGGCCATCCCGGTCGGGGTGGCGAGCTCGCCCTCACCGCCAGCAACGACACGCCAGCCCGCGGACAGCTCGAGCACCGCGGGCACCGGGACGGGGATGTCACCGTGCGCCGTCTTGATGCTGCCGGAGCCGAGCGCCACCGGCCCGGCACTGAGCCGCGCTATCCCCAGCTCCCCGAGCGCCGCGCACACGCCCACGACGTCGGCGATGGAGTCCCACGCTCCGACCTCGTGGAAGTGCACCTCCTCCGGGTCGATCCCATGGGCGCGCGCCTCAGCCTCGGCCAGCCGGCCGAAGACTGCCAGGGCCCGATCGCGGGTGGCATCATCGAGTCCGCTCGCCGCCCTGAGCATGTCGCGGATGTCGGCCCAGAGGCGGTGCGGCAGGTCCGCGGCGAGCAGCTCGACGTCGACCTTCGTCGCCCTCATCCCGGCACGGCGGACCTGACGGGACGTGAGCCGCACCGTGCCGGGGATCACCGCGTCGACTGCGCGCTGCAGCTCCCCGAGCGGTGCCCCGGCATCCACCAGGGCACCCAGCAGCATGTCGCCGGCGATGCCGTTCCGGGCATCGATCCATGCGACGCGCGCCGCGGGTCCGGCCGGCTGAGTGACGAAGGGCTCCACGCGGGGCGTCGGTTCGAGTTTGCTCACACGGCACGCTAGCGCGGGAGCGAGCCGGAACGGTCAGCGACCGTGCGCTCCGGGTCGGTCGTGTGCCTGCAGGAGCACCCGCGCGAGCGCCACGAGGGGCGCCGTCTCCCGGACGACGCCCCTCGCGACTACAGCTCCACGTGCGTGCGTCAGAGCGTCAGCGCCGCCATGAACCCCGCGTTGATCGCCTCGCCGACCTTCGCAGGCGTCACGCAGTCGCCCACGCTGACGACGCCGTCGCGCCCGGCCAGCGCCTCGGTCAGCGACGTCGCGGGCCGCACGCCGAAGGCGAGCACCACGGTGTCGGCGTCCACGTGGACCTCACCGTCGGGGCCGTGGGCCGTGAGTCCCTTGTCGTCGATCGCGGTGACGGCGTGGCCGGTGAGCACACGCACGTTGTTCTCGGCGAGCTCACGAAGGAGCGTGATCCGGTTGATGATGATCATGTCCCGGGCGATCTCGTCGGCCATCTCCACCACGGTGACCTCGCGGCCATCCTGCGCGAGCTCGAGCGCGAGGTCGGCACCCGACAGGCCGCCGCCCGCGACGGCGACGCGTGAGCCGAGCGTGGCTCCCAGGTGCGCGTCCACGACCTCGACGACGTTCGGGCCGTCGACGCCGGGGATCGAGGCCGGCACGATCGGCGTGGACCCGACGGCGACGATCACGGCGTCCGCGCTGTCGAGCTCGGGTGAGGCGGCGGTCAGCTCACGACCCAGGTGGACGGTCACGGGCAGGTCCGCGATCTGGCGCTCCCACCACGCGATCATGCCGCGCAGCTCCTTCTTGAACTCGGGGGTCGCGGCCGGCCACAGGACGCCACCCAGCTGCTCCGAGCGCTCGTACACCTCGACGGAGTGCCCCCGCAGACCGGCGACACGTGCCGCCTCGAGCCCCGCGGGGCCGCCACCGACGACGACGACGCGCTTGGGCTCGTCCGCCGGCGTCACCTGACGCTCGAGCTCCATGCCGACCTGCGCGTTGACGGCGCAGCCGAGCGGCAGGGCGAAGAAGGCGTTGCCGACGCACATGGCGTGGCAGCGGATGCAGGGGCGGATGTCCTCGCGGCGGCCCGCGGCGAGCTTGCCGGCCCACTCGGGGTCCGCGATGAGCCCACGGCCGATCCCGACGAAGTCCGCGTCGCCCGCGACGAGCACGGCCTCGGCGTTCTCGGGCGTGAGGTTGCCGACCGCCATCACGGGGATGGTGAGGACCTCCTTGAGCGCCTTCGCGGCACTGACCATGCACGCGTCCCCGAGGTAGTACGGCGGGAAGACGTAGTCCATGGCCTCGTAGGAGCCGTCGTCGGCCATCATCAGGTCGAGCCCGGCGCTCTCGAGGACGAGGGCGATCTCGCGCGAGTCCTCGGCGGTGCGCCCACCGGGGAAGCGGTGGTCCACCGACAGGTGGAAGCTCACGGGCAGGCCCGGAGCGGCGGCCTTGACCGCCTGGATGACCTCGACGGCGAAGCGGCAGCGGTTCTCGACCGAACCGCCGTACACGTCGGTCCGGCGGTTCCAGACCGGGCTCATGAACTGGTCGATGAGGTAGCCGGTGTGGCCGTGGATGTCGAGGGCGTCGATGCCGGCGGCGGCGGCGCGCGCGGCGGCCTCGCCGAACCGCTGGACGATGAGCTTGATCTCGTCGGTCTCGAGCGGGCGGCACAGCACGTCGGGCTGCGAGAAGTGCGGGTTGTCGGACGCGCTGATGGGCAGGCGCTCGGGGTCGACCAGGTTGATGTTGCGGCCGAGGCCGGCGGTGAGCTGGAGCGAGACGAGGCCGCCGACGGCGTGGATCGACTCGGCGAGCGTGGTCAGGCCAGGGATGCAGTCGTCGGTGTCGACGCG contains:
- the gndA gene encoding NADP-dependent phosphogluconate dehydrogenase, which produces MSTPNPSVSTRGTAQIGVTGLAVMGRNLARNLARHGYVTAVHNRSFAKTASLVADHGGEGAFVASESMADFVASLERPRKVIVMVKAGGPTDAVIGELVALLDEGDIVIDAGNAHFPDTVRRERELKAHGLHFVGSGVSGGEEGALLGPSIMPGGSPESYAVLGPILEDIAAKVDGVPCCTYVGPDGAGHFVKMVHNGIEYADMQLIAEAYDLLRQGLGASAAQIAEIFRDWNGGELESFLIEITADVLAHTDAETGQAFVDVVLDQAEQKGTGRWTVQNALDLGVPITGIAEATFARALSGSVPQRAAGVRALEGHAGTWDVTDRDAFIEDVRLALLASKVVAYSQGFDQIAAASAQFGWAIDRGAMARIWRGGCIIRARFLNRITEAYERDSGLALLLADEYFVETVGKGVGAWRRTVSQAALNGVPTPAFSSSLAYYDGVRADRLPANLIQAQRDFFGAHTYRRTDRGGTFHTDWTGNRTESPA
- a CDS encoding FAD-dependent oxidoreductase, yielding MSYERVLQPGRIGSLELPNRVIMAPMGTELGTHEGLFTEREIAYYTERARGGTGLVVTGISAVSQDFEQINAGLCRVDTDDCIPGLTTLAESIHAVGGLVSLQLTAGLGRNINLVDPERLPISASDNPHFSQPDVLCRPLETDEIKLIVQRFGEAAARAAAAGIDALDIHGHTGYLIDQFMSPVWNRRTDVYGGSVENRCRFAVEVIQAVKAAAPGLPVSFHLSVDHRFPGGRTAEDSREIALVLESAGLDLMMADDGSYEAMDYVFPPYYLGDACMVSAAKALKEVLTIPVMAVGNLTPENAEAVLVAGDADFVGIGRGLIADPEWAGKLAAGRREDIRPCIRCHAMCVGNAFFALPLGCAVNAQVGMELERQVTPADEPKRVVVVGGGPAGLEAARVAGLRGHSVEVYERSEQLGGVLWPAATPEFKKELRGMIAWWERQIADLPVTVHLGRELTAASPELDSADAVIVAVGSTPIVPASIPGVDGPNVVEVVDAHLGATLGSRVAVAGGGLSGADLALELAQDGREVTVVEMADEIARDMIIINRITLLRELAENNVRVLTGHAVTAIDDKGLTAHGPDGEVHVDADTVVLAFGVRPATSLTEALAGRDGVVSVGDCVTPAKVGEAINAGFMAALTL
- a CDS encoding glycoside-pentoside-hexuronide (GPH):cation symporter, which gives rise to MAVLVPVAPLATIPKKLGVRQYSGYAAGDAANNLAFSMASSFLLLYYTNVVGLSAAAIGTMFLLIRFWDALADLFAGRAVDAKKPGRLGKFRPFIVWFAVPLLLSSMAIFSAHTFFPGMSDTQALVYAYVSYAVMGTLYSLVNIPYGSIAPAMTQVPTERAKLASWRVWGSNITILMLSFVVAPQIKKFVGDPEGLQRSLFVTTAIFVVVGAALYLYTVTSIKEQVQRDVGAPTLRQSFGTLGKNKPLMWLCAGSLAFLTGLTALSTLAAYYAIYVLKDAQYIAWNAVAQAVGTFLIASFIPKIVRSFGKRNGYIALGLVGVVAGAGLAYSPPVTPMLAVLSFFLLGIGMGGVNTMMWALEADTVEYGEWKTGIRTEGTTYALFSFTRKMGQALGGAAGAFALGVVAFDSLAAKAGTPQSPDTVQGIQLASGLLTAGFILLSLLIMFFYPLTDKVFRQIVGEIRARRAEREGAEVIKPATEA
- a CDS encoding D-hexose-6-phosphate mutarotase → MSGRAASAEIYLQGAHVTSWVPSGQDPVLWMSAAGQFGAGLALRGGVPVCFPWFGPAPSAGGGPLHGFARISDWTLLEAVEKGDDVMLRFLLEDTEASRASVWPHAFEARYEITVGAELLLRLTVTNTGTVPITFEEAFHTYLGVGDVQKVTIDGLGDMPYVDRLGGDHEEPPAGESLQITAETDRVYAQPGRIVVRDPAGGCDLTVATTGSANAVVWNPGAAKAVAMGDFGDEEWREMVCVETCNVRERAVTLGAGAERTMAAAVSATSTAPRGTGPQRGEPVRQLA
- the larC gene encoding nickel pincer cofactor biosynthesis protein LarC translates to MSKLEPTPRVEPFVTQPAGPAARVAWIDARNGIAGDMLLGALVDAGAPLGELQRAVDAVIPGTVRLTSRQVRRAGMRATKVDVELLAADLPHRLWADIRDMLRAASGLDDATRDRALAVFGRLAEAEARAHGIDPEEVHFHEVGAWDSIADVVGVCAALGELGIARLSAGPVALGSGSIKTAHGDIPVPVPAVLELSAGWRVVAGGEGELATPTGMALVTSLSAVCEELPAIVVAAVGVGAGTRDVDGRPNVVRVVVGSPVVAAGELEDPELEEAVVLEANVDDLDPRVWPGVIAALIDDGASDAWLTPILMKKGRPAHTLAVLTSPDRVAELRARMFGLVPTLGVRQSVVRRSVLERTWRTVDVEGAAVRIKLAHARGAIVTATPEFEDAALAARESGSAVRNVLDRAVAAAVAAGLTPGSAVPD
- the larB gene encoding nickel pincer cofactor biosynthesis protein LarB — translated: MPDRPWEPPASLRGIAELDHDRAHRRGYAEAIYCEAKTPAQVRAIAAAVREHGTPTLFTRAAPDHADAVLAELPDARYDAEARLLAWPPTAPEPTGGLVVVAAAGTSDLPVAREALLVATYLGRECELVIDVGVAGLHRVLGRLDLLRRARVVVVVAGMDGALPSVVAGLISAPVVAVPTSVGYGAAFEGLAPLLTMLTSCAPGVAVVNIDNGYGAGHLAAQIAAPV
- the larE gene encoding ATP-dependent sacrificial sulfur transferase LarE — its product is MPGSGKLLTGDLEAAAHRVTAALGDPRRVGVAFSGGVDSSVLLALAVRALGPGRTLAILGVSPSLAADERTAAHTVAAVIGAPIVEIETREGDNPAYRANGPDRCFHCKDELFTRISDEVAGQYGLTAIAYGENADDTLRPDRPGSRAATNHRVLRPLADAGIDKAAVRALARAFELPCADKPAAPCLASRIPHFDEVTPEKLHQIDAAESALRALGFIDSRVRHHGDVARIELPADDLPRAAVADVRGQIHRAVRAAGFRFVTLDLGGIQSGAFTLPLVAARA